One genomic region from Streptomyces sp. NBC_01431 encodes:
- a CDS encoding anthranilate synthase component I has protein sequence MDLETFRKLAVDRRVIPVHRRLLADGDTPVGLYRKLAAERPGTFLLESAENGRSWSRYSFVGVRSAATLTSRDGEAHWIGTPPVGVPTSGDPLRALKATVEALHTPRDMVSGMPPFTGGMVGYLGYDIVRRLEKIGEHGGDDLRLPELTMLLTSDLAVLDHWDGSVLLIANAINHNDLDTGVDEAYTDAVARLDAMERDLAKPAEYAPVALPESELPEYTALWGGPAYQAAVEDIKERIRAGEAFQVVPSQRFETPCGASALDVYRVLRATNPSPYMYLFRFDGFDVVGSSPEALVKVEDGRAMVHPIAGTRPRGATPQHDQALADELLADPKERAEHLMLVDLGRNDLGRVCEPGSVEVVDFMSIERYSHVMHIVSTVTGRVAPGRTAFDVLTACFPAGTLSGAPKPRAMQIIEELEPSRRGLYGGCVGYLDFAGDLDTAIAIRTALLRDGTAYVQAGAGVVADSDPVAEDNECRNKAAAVLRAVNTANRLSR, from the coding sequence CGGACGGCGACACCCCGGTCGGCCTCTACCGCAAGCTCGCCGCCGAGCGCCCCGGCACCTTCCTGCTGGAATCCGCGGAGAACGGCCGCTCCTGGTCGCGGTACTCCTTCGTGGGCGTACGGTCCGCGGCGACCCTCACCTCGCGCGACGGCGAGGCCCACTGGATCGGCACCCCGCCGGTCGGCGTGCCCACCTCGGGTGATCCGCTGCGGGCCCTGAAGGCCACCGTCGAGGCCCTGCACACCCCGCGCGACATGGTCTCGGGCATGCCCCCGTTCACCGGCGGCATGGTCGGCTACCTCGGCTACGACATCGTGCGCAGGCTCGAAAAGATCGGTGAGCACGGCGGTGACGACCTCCGGCTGCCCGAGCTGACCATGCTGCTGACCTCGGACCTCGCGGTGCTCGACCACTGGGACGGCTCGGTCCTGCTGATCGCCAACGCGATCAACCACAACGACCTCGACACCGGGGTGGACGAGGCGTACACCGACGCGGTGGCCCGGCTCGACGCGATGGAGCGGGACCTCGCCAAGCCCGCCGAGTACGCGCCGGTCGCGCTGCCCGAGTCGGAGCTTCCCGAGTACACGGCGCTGTGGGGCGGCCCGGCCTACCAGGCCGCCGTCGAGGACATCAAGGAACGCATCCGGGCCGGCGAGGCCTTCCAGGTGGTGCCCTCGCAGCGCTTCGAAACCCCGTGCGGGGCGAGCGCGCTGGACGTCTACCGGGTGCTGCGGGCCACCAACCCGTCGCCGTACATGTACCTGTTCCGTTTCGACGGCTTCGACGTCGTGGGCTCCAGCCCCGAGGCGCTCGTCAAGGTCGAGGACGGGCGGGCGATGGTCCACCCGATCGCCGGGACCCGGCCGCGCGGCGCCACCCCGCAGCACGACCAGGCGCTCGCCGACGAACTGCTCGCCGACCCCAAGGAGCGCGCCGAGCACCTCATGCTCGTCGACCTCGGCCGCAACGACCTGGGCCGGGTGTGCGAACCCGGATCGGTGGAGGTCGTGGACTTCATGTCGATCGAGCGGTACTCGCACGTGATGCACATCGTGTCGACCGTGACCGGCCGGGTGGCCCCGGGACGCACCGCCTTCGACGTCCTGACGGCCTGTTTCCCGGCCGGCACGCTCTCCGGTGCCCCCAAGCCCCGCGCGATGCAGATCATCGAGGAGCTGGAACCCAGCCGCCGCGGGCTCTACGGGGGCTGTGTCGGCTACCTCGACTTCGCGGGCGACCTGGACACGGCGATCGCCATCCGCACCGCACTGCTGCGGGACGGTACGGCGTACGTGCAGGCCGGAGCCGGTGTGGTGGCCGACTCCGACCCGGTGGCGGAGGACAACGAGTGCCGCAACAAGGCGGCCGCGGTCCTGCGCGCCGTCAACACGGCCAATCGGCTCAGCCGGTGA
- a CDS encoding S53 family peptidase gives MRRSLSPTAAAATLAAAALALATPLAQAATSSTAAHVTTVRSCATPTHKDVMACKALKVTGGTVQSANAERALTAAAAPSGYGPASLQAAYKLPSSSAGSGHTVAIVDAYDDPSAEADLGKYRAQYGLSACTTANGCFKKVGQSGTSTLPSANAGWAEEISLDLDMVSAACPNCKILLVEAKTASMANLGTAVNTAVSLGAKYVSNSYGGGESSSDTTYDSKYFNHPGVAITVSSGDNGYGTEYPAASRYVTAVGGTSLKSASNTRGWTDTIWSGAGSGCSAYDTKPSWQKDTGCSKRTVADVSAVADPATGVAVYDTYGGDPGWEVFGGTSASSPLIAAVYALAGTPSSGSTPASFPYAHTGSLNDVTSGSNGSCSPSYLCKGGSGYDGPSGLGTPNGTAAFTG, from the coding sequence TTGCGCAGATCCCTTTCCCCCACCGCCGCGGCCGCCACACTGGCCGCGGCAGCGCTCGCCCTGGCAACTCCCCTCGCCCAGGCGGCCACCTCTTCCACCGCGGCGCACGTCACCACCGTGCGTTCCTGTGCGACCCCCACGCACAAGGACGTCATGGCCTGCAAGGCGCTCAAGGTGACCGGCGGCACGGTCCAGTCCGCCAACGCCGAACGCGCGCTGACCGCCGCGGCCGCGCCCTCCGGCTACGGCCCCGCCTCGCTCCAGGCGGCCTACAAGCTTCCGTCCTCGTCGGCCGGTTCGGGCCACACGGTGGCGATCGTCGACGCCTACGACGACCCCAGCGCGGAGGCCGACCTCGGCAAATACCGTGCGCAGTACGGACTTTCGGCCTGCACCACGGCCAACGGCTGCTTCAAGAAGGTCGGTCAGAGCGGCACGTCCACCCTGCCGAGCGCCAACGCGGGCTGGGCCGAGGAGATATCCCTCGACCTCGACATGGTCAGCGCGGCCTGCCCCAACTGCAAGATCCTGCTGGTGGAGGCGAAGACCGCCTCCATGGCCAACCTCGGCACGGCCGTCAACACGGCCGTCTCGCTCGGCGCGAAGTACGTGTCCAACAGCTACGGCGGCGGCGAGTCCTCCTCCGACACGACGTACGACTCCAAGTACTTCAACCACCCGGGCGTCGCGATCACCGTGAGCTCCGGTGACAACGGTTACGGCACCGAGTACCCGGCGGCGTCCCGCTACGTCACCGCCGTCGGCGGCACCTCGCTCAAGTCCGCCTCGAACACCCGCGGTTGGACCGACACCATCTGGAGCGGCGCCGGTTCCGGCTGCTCGGCCTACGACACCAAGCCCAGCTGGCAGAAGGACACCGGCTGCTCGAAGCGGACCGTCGCCGACGTCTCCGCGGTGGCCGACCCCGCCACGGGTGTCGCCGTGTACGACACCTACGGCGGCGACCCGGGCTGGGAGGTCTTCGGCGGCACCAGCGCGTCCTCGCCGCTGATCGCCGCGGTGTACGCGCTGGCCGGCACCCCGTCCTCGGGTTCCACTCCGGCCTCGTTCCCGTACGCCCACACCGGCTCGCTCAACGACGTGACGAGCGGCTCGAACGGCAGCTGCTCCCCGAGCTACCTGTGCAAGGGAGGCAGCGGATACGACGGCCCGTCGGGGCTCGGCACCCCGAACGGAACCGCCGCTTTCACCGGCTGA
- a CDS encoding TIGR02234 family membrane protein, with protein sequence MEYVSAASVPQPRAEAAAPSARGGRRSLAAALFLGAVGAAVVLLASGQTWANGKAAVGGGTLPLKASGGDITGVPSALAIVGLAALVAVFAVRGAGRVLVAALLTLSGVGAAVTAWLGVDDSAALDEKAARSSGDAAAAIGALTHTGWPYVAVAGGALLLLAGLLALRFGAAWPAMGGRYERDGSPRPRKARTVPDPERPEELWKALDRGEDPTRES encoded by the coding sequence GTGGAGTACGTGAGTGCCGCATCCGTACCCCAGCCCCGCGCCGAAGCAGCCGCGCCGTCCGCCCGCGGCGGGCGCCGCAGTCTCGCCGCCGCACTGTTCCTCGGCGCGGTCGGTGCCGCCGTCGTCCTGCTGGCCTCCGGCCAGACCTGGGCCAACGGCAAGGCGGCTGTCGGCGGCGGAACGCTGCCCCTGAAGGCGTCCGGCGGCGACATCACGGGCGTCCCCTCCGCCCTCGCGATCGTGGGTCTTGCCGCCCTGGTGGCGGTCTTCGCCGTCCGCGGCGCGGGCCGCGTCCTGGTCGCCGCGTTGCTCACCCTGAGCGGCGTCGGAGCCGCGGTCACCGCCTGGCTCGGCGTCGACGACAGCGCGGCCCTGGACGAGAAGGCCGCCCGCAGCAGCGGCGACGCCGCCGCCGCGATCGGCGCCCTCACCCACACCGGCTGGCCGTACGTCGCGGTCGCGGGCGGCGCGCTGCTGCTGCTCGCCGGGCTGCTCGCGCTGCGCTTCGGCGCGGCCTGGCCAGCGATGGGCGGCCGCTACGAGCGCGACGGCAGCCCCCGCCCCCGCAAGGCGCGCACCGTGCCCGACCCGGAGCGCCCCGAGGAACTCTGGAAGGCGCTGGACCGCGGCGAGGACCCGACGCGCGAGAGCTGA
- a CDS encoding HGxxPAAW family protein: MAKSGHGHTPAAWTGVIIAFIGFCVACVFIVAANPVGFWAGIALLGIAAVVGGVMKMAGLGTPKDTPEIQRMREDAAAKTRARLEAQAG, encoded by the coding sequence ATGGCGAAGAGCGGCCACGGCCACACCCCGGCAGCCTGGACCGGTGTCATCATTGCCTTCATCGGATTCTGCGTGGCCTGCGTCTTCATAGTGGCCGCCAACCCGGTGGGCTTCTGGGCCGGCATCGCCCTCCTCGGCATCGCCGCCGTCGTCGGCGGCGTCATGAAGATGGCCGGCCTCGGAACCCCGAAGGACACGCCCGAGATCCAGCGCATGCGCGAGGACGCCGCCGCCAAGACCCGCGCCCGCCTTGAGGCCCAGGCCGGCTGA
- a CDS encoding DUF2752 domain-containing protein, with amino-acid sequence MDAAQRNPAPTPAHPAAPGARGLLVPLGTLGAVAAAFAYVGAVDPNHPGHYPVCPLFRLTGVYCPGCGGLRSAHDFITGHFAAAVHANALAVAGYALFVALWIVWAVRSARGLPFKIVLGDRQWWLIGSVVLIFSVVRNLPFGSALAP; translated from the coding sequence GTGGACGCAGCCCAGCGAAACCCCGCCCCCACGCCGGCGCACCCGGCCGCCCCCGGCGCCCGCGGACTCCTGGTGCCGTTGGGCACCCTCGGCGCGGTCGCCGCGGCCTTCGCGTACGTGGGCGCGGTCGACCCGAACCACCCCGGCCACTACCCGGTCTGCCCGCTGTTCCGGCTCACCGGTGTCTACTGCCCCGGCTGCGGCGGACTGCGCAGCGCGCACGACTTCATCACCGGCCACTTCGCCGCCGCCGTCCACGCCAACGCGCTGGCCGTCGCGGGCTATGCGCTCTTCGTGGCGCTCTGGATCGTGTGGGCGGTGCGCTCGGCCCGCGGGCTGCCTTTCAAGATCGTGCTCGGTGACCGCCAGTGGTGGTTGATCGGATCCGTTGTGCTGATCTTCTCGGTGGTCCGGAACCTGCCGTTCGGATCGGCGCTCGCGCCGTGA
- the trpC gene encoding indole-3-glycerol phosphate synthase TrpC, with amino-acid sequence MSVLDEIIEGVRADLAERQARVSLDELKERADKAPPARDGVAALRGDGVKVICEVKRSSPSKGALAAIADPAALAADYEAGGASVISVLTEQRRFGGSLADLEAVRAKVDIPVLRKDFIVTAYQLWEARAHGADLALLIVAALDQPALESLIERAESIGLTPLVEVHDEDEVERAVEAGAKIIGVNARNLKDLKVDRTTFERVGPEIPNHIVKIAESGVRGPHDLIAYANAGADAVLVGESLVTGKDPRAAVADLVAAGAHPALRHGRN; translated from the coding sequence GTGAGTGTGCTCGACGAGATCATCGAAGGCGTCCGCGCCGACCTCGCAGAGCGGCAGGCGCGCGTCAGCCTCGACGAGCTGAAGGAGCGCGCCGACAAGGCGCCCCCGGCCCGTGACGGGGTCGCCGCGCTGCGCGGCGACGGCGTGAAGGTCATCTGCGAGGTCAAGCGCTCCAGCCCCTCCAAGGGTGCGCTCGCCGCCATCGCGGACCCCGCTGCCCTCGCCGCCGATTACGAGGCGGGCGGCGCGTCCGTCATCTCGGTACTGACCGAGCAGCGCCGCTTCGGCGGCTCCCTCGCCGACCTGGAAGCCGTCCGCGCCAAGGTCGACATCCCGGTCCTGCGCAAGGACTTCATCGTCACCGCCTACCAGCTGTGGGAGGCGCGGGCGCACGGCGCCGACCTGGCGCTGCTCATCGTCGCCGCCCTGGACCAGCCGGCCCTGGAGTCGCTGATCGAGCGCGCCGAGTCGATCGGCCTCACCCCGCTGGTCGAGGTGCACGACGAGGACGAGGTGGAGCGGGCCGTCGAGGCCGGCGCGAAGATCATCGGCGTCAACGCGCGCAACCTCAAGGACCTCAAGGTCGACCGCACCACCTTCGAGCGGGTCGGCCCGGAGATCCCGAACCACATCGTCAAGATCGCCGAGTCCGGTGTGCGCGGCCCGCACGACCTGATCGCATACGCCAACGCCGGCGCCGACGCCGTCCTCGTCGGCGAGTCCCTGGTCACCGGCAAGGACCCGCGCGCCGCCGTCGCCGACCTGGTCGCCGCGGGCGCCCACCCGGCCCTGCGCCACGGGCGGAACTGA
- the trpM gene encoding tryptophan biosynthesis modulator TrpM, with protein sequence MSIAVRLAPGCRPRGCRAPARRVHGRRVRYVIGSEPGQVNGMRWRCR encoded by the coding sequence ATGTCCATTGCCGTCCGCCTCGCCCCCGGCTGCCGCCCCCGCGGCTGCCGCGCCCCGGCACGCCGGGTGCACGGGCGACGCGTGCGCTATGTGATCGGCTCGGAGCCGGGCCAGGTCAACGGCATGCGATGGCGATGCCGCTGA
- the trpB gene encoding tryptophan synthase subunit beta, whose amino-acid sequence MSHENEFFIPDPEGQVPSAEGYFGAFGGKFIPEALVAAVDEVAVEYEKAKRDPAFAAELNELMVNYTGRPSALTEVPRFAEHAGGARVFLKREDLNHTGSHKINNVLGQALLTKRMGKTRVIAETGAGQHGVATATACALFGLECTIYMGEIDTQRQALNVARMRMLGAEVIPVASGSRTLKDAINEAFRDWVANVDRTHYLFGTVAGPHPFPAMVRDFHRVIGVEARRQILERAGRLPDAAVACVGGGSNAIGLFHAFIPDASVRLIGCEPGGHGVETGEHAATLTMGEPGILHGSRSYVLQDEEGQITEPYSISAGLDYPGIGPEHSYLKDSGRGEYRAVTDDAAMQALRLLSRTEGIIAAIESAHALAGALDVGKELGKDGLILVNLSGRGDKDMDTAARYFGLYGTDAEVAADAAGFAEIEGDAK is encoded by the coding sequence ATGTCCCATGAGAACGAGTTCTTCATCCCCGACCCCGAGGGTCAAGTCCCCAGCGCCGAAGGCTACTTCGGCGCGTTCGGCGGCAAGTTCATCCCCGAGGCGCTCGTCGCCGCGGTCGACGAGGTCGCCGTCGAGTACGAGAAGGCCAAGCGCGACCCCGCCTTCGCGGCCGAGCTCAACGAGCTCATGGTCAACTACACCGGCCGGCCGAGCGCGCTGACCGAGGTGCCCCGCTTCGCCGAGCACGCGGGCGGCGCCCGGGTCTTCCTCAAGCGCGAGGACCTCAACCACACCGGTTCGCACAAGATCAACAACGTGCTCGGCCAGGCGCTGCTCACCAAGCGCATGGGCAAGACCCGCGTCATCGCCGAGACCGGCGCCGGCCAGCACGGGGTGGCCACCGCCACCGCCTGCGCCCTGTTCGGCCTCGAATGCACCATCTACATGGGCGAGATCGACACCCAGCGCCAGGCGCTGAACGTCGCCCGCATGCGGATGCTGGGCGCCGAGGTCATCCCCGTCGCCTCCGGCAGCCGCACCCTCAAGGACGCCATCAACGAGGCGTTCCGCGACTGGGTCGCCAACGTCGACCGCACCCACTACCTCTTCGGTACGGTCGCCGGCCCCCACCCCTTCCCCGCGATGGTGCGCGACTTCCACCGCGTGATCGGCGTCGAGGCCCGCCGCCAGATCCTGGAGCGCGCCGGACGGCTGCCCGACGCGGCCGTCGCCTGCGTCGGCGGCGGCTCGAACGCGATCGGCCTCTTCCACGCCTTCATCCCGGACGCCTCCGTACGCCTCATCGGCTGCGAGCCCGGCGGCCACGGCGTCGAGACCGGCGAGCACGCGGCGACCTTGACCATGGGCGAGCCCGGCATCCTGCACGGCTCCCGCAGTTACGTCCTCCAGGACGAGGAGGGCCAGATCACCGAGCCCTACTCGATCTCGGCGGGCCTGGACTACCCCGGCATCGGCCCGGAGCACTCCTACCTCAAGGACAGCGGCCGCGGCGAGTACCGCGCGGTCACCGACGACGCGGCGATGCAGGCTCTGCGCCTGCTGTCGCGCACCGAGGGCATCATCGCGGCCATCGAGTCGGCGCACGCGCTGGCGGGCGCCCTCGACGTCGGCAAGGAGCTCGGCAAGGACGGCCTGATCCTGGTCAACCTGTCCGGGCGCGGCGACAAGGACATGGACACCGCGGCCCGCTACTTCGGCCTGTACGGCACCGACGCCGAGGTCGCCGCCGACGCGGCGGGCTTCGCCGAGATCGAGGGAGACGCGAAGTGA
- the trpA gene encoding tryptophan synthase subunit alpha gives MSGNVELLDATLAQAKADNRAALIAYLPAGFPTVDGAIEAVKAVFDGGADVVEVGLPHSDPVLDGPVIQTADDIALKGGVKIADVLRTVREAHAATAKPVLVMTYWNPVDRYGVERFTAELAEAGGAGCILPDLPVEEAGVWREHAEKHGLGTVFVVAPSSRDERLAKITAAGSGFVYAASLMGVTGTRESVGASAEDLVRRTKATTQLPVCVGLGVSNAVQAKEVAAFADGVIVGSAFVKRMLDAPDHAAGLIAVRELAAELAEGVRRAS, from the coding sequence GTGAGCGGGAACGTAGAACTCCTTGACGCCACCCTCGCCCAGGCGAAGGCCGACAACCGGGCCGCGCTCATCGCCTACCTCCCGGCCGGCTTCCCGACCGTCGACGGCGCCATCGAAGCGGTCAAGGCCGTCTTCGACGGCGGCGCCGACGTGGTCGAGGTGGGACTCCCGCACAGCGACCCGGTACTCGACGGCCCGGTCATCCAGACCGCCGACGACATCGCGCTCAAGGGCGGCGTGAAGATCGCGGACGTGCTGCGCACGGTCCGCGAGGCCCACGCGGCCACCGCAAAGCCCGTCCTGGTCATGACGTACTGGAACCCCGTCGACCGCTATGGCGTGGAGCGTTTCACCGCCGAGCTCGCCGAGGCCGGCGGCGCCGGCTGCATCCTGCCCGACCTGCCGGTCGAGGAAGCCGGGGTGTGGCGCGAGCATGCCGAGAAGCACGGTCTCGGCACGGTGTTCGTGGTCGCCCCCAGCAGCAGGGACGAGCGCCTCGCCAAGATCACGGCGGCCGGGTCCGGCTTCGTGTACGCGGCCTCGCTCATGGGCGTCACGGGCACCCGCGAGTCCGTCGGCGCCTCGGCCGAGGACCTGGTCCGCAGGACGAAGGCCACCACCCAACTCCCTGTCTGCGTGGGCCTCGGCGTTTCCAACGCGGTCCAGGCCAAGGAGGTCGCGGCCTTCGCCGACGGCGTGATCGTCGGCTCGGCCTTCGTCAAGCGCATGCTGGACGCGCCGGACCACGCCGCGGGCCTTATCGCCGTACGGGAACTGGCGGCCGAGCTCGCCGAGGGCGTTCGCCGGGCGTCGTAG